One stretch of Ptiloglossa arizonensis isolate GNS036 chromosome 7, iyPtiAriz1_principal, whole genome shotgun sequence DNA includes these proteins:
- the LOC143149533 gene encoding beta-hexosaminidase subunit beta: protein MQSSVLLGSLTLLLVAFVSRTNTLNSDSGPWVQSTQGEPWPLPNLRRLSKSSYLLRASTFQFNVVGETCDIVVDAVERYKAIILTEAGVARVFVQGHARSSSGRDNGTTKGILTALEIHLGESCEKDGNHWPHLQMKESYTLSINETTTVAKLVAQSVWGVLRGLETFSQLLYPAGDGPNLRIKCQTIVDRPKLPHRGLLLDTSRHYLPIFDILLTLDAMSYNKMNVLHWHIVDDNSFPYQSSSYPELSAKGAYHPSMVYTLNDIQKIVDYARLRGIRIMPEFDTPGHTRSWGLAYPELLTPCYDSKGKPTGKLGPMNPINNSLYEFLRNLFAEIVQVFPDQYVHLGGDEVLFDCWKSNPEINTYMNSHNISKQYVRLEKEYITKLLKITDSLQANTIVWQEVFDNGVVMPNSTVVHVWTGFWQKELENATKAGHPVLLSACWYLDHVATGGDWLKFYRCDPLAFNGAANATSLMLGGEACMWGEFVDSNNVHSAIWPRASAAAERLWSNNKQDEGKAAQRLEEHACRMHRRGVPAKPPNGPGFCVT from the exons ATGCAGTCGTCGGTGCTGCTGGGATCGCTCACGTTGCTGCTGGTAGCGTTCGTCAGCCGAACGAACACCCTGAACTCGGACTCCGGTCCCTGGGTGCAATCCACTCAGGGTGAACCCTGGCCACTGCCCAATCTGAGACGTCTCAGCAAGTCCTCCTACTTGCTGCGAGCATCCACCTTCCAGTTCAAC GTAGTTGGCGAGACTTGCGATATAGTGGTCGACGCGGTCGAAAGGTATAAAGCGATCATTTTGACGGAAGCGGGAGTAGCAAGGGTCTTCGTGCAAGGACACGCTAGATCCTCGTCAGGACGGGACAATGGGACCACCAAGGGTATACTCACAGCTTTGGAAATCCATTTGGGAGAGTCTTGCGAAAAGGATGGGAACCACTGGCCCCATTTGCAGATGAAGGAATCAT ATACTCTCAGCATCAACGAGACGACCACTGTGGCTAAGCTGGTGGCTCAATCGGTATGGGGAGTACTCAGAGGTCTCGAGACCTTTTCTCAGCTCTTATACCCGGCTGGTGATGGTCCTAAT CTAAGGATAAAGTGTCAGACCATAGTGGACCGACCGAAACTACCCCATCGGGGTCTCCTCTTGGACACGTCGCGCCATTACTTGCCTATCTTCGACATATTGCTGACTCTGGACGCGATGTCGTATAACAAAATGAACGTTCTTCATTGGCACATCGTTGACGACAACAGCTTTCCGTATCAAAGTTCCAGCTACCCGGAATTGTCCGCCAAGGGAGCGTATCATCCCTCGATGGTATATACCTTGAACGACATCCAGAAGATCGTCGACTACGCTAGGTTGAGGGGCATTCGAATAATGCCGGAATTCGATACCCCTGGACATACCAGGTCATGGGGTTTGGCTTATCCCGAACTATTGACGCCTTGTTACG ATTCGAAGGGCAAACCAACTGGTAAACTGGGCCCCATGAACCCGATTAACAACAGCCTGTACGAGTTTCTACGAAATTTGTTCGCCGAGATCGTGCAGGTATTTCCAGATCAATATGTCCATCTGGGCGGCGACGAGGTGTTATTTGATTGCTGGAAGAGCAATCCGGAAATCAACACGTACATGAATTCACACAATATATCCAAGCAGTACGTGCGCCTCGAGAAAGAGTACATAACCAAGCTTCTAAAGATCACCGATTCTCTGCAGGCGAATACAATTGTATGGCAAGAG GTGTTCGACAACGGCGTCGTTATGCCAAACAGCACGGTGGTTCACGTGTGGACGGGTTTCTGGCAAAAGGAACTCGAAAACGCGACCAAAGCGGGACATCCGGTGTTGCTGTCAGCTTGCTGGTATCTAGATCACGTGGCTACCGGTGGCGATTGGTTGAAGTTTTACAGATGCGATCCCCTCGCGTTTAATGGCGCCGCGAACGCGACGAGTTTGATGCTCGGTGGGGAGGCCTGTATGTGGGGTGAATTCGTTGACAG CAACAACGTGCATTCGGCGATATGGCCGCGCGCCAGCGCAGCCGCGGAGCGTCTTTGGAGCAACAACAAGCAGGACGAGGGCAAGGCGGCACAACGACTCGAGGAACACGCCTGTCGCATGCACAGACGCGGAGTACCAGCCAAACCACCGAACGGGCCTGGATTCTGCGTGACATGA
- the LOC143149111 gene encoding uncharacterized protein LOC143149111 produces the protein MNKVPQTYSRHEKSSSTQHNPQTEQTNAVIKNADAYLPKTRFNSQDTSRDSRSCSSPRLKSFPIEEIKKLDTLPPFSPDPIGAIVQQIPQEEGTLYVAGGPDQRQNSGQGDAVSTVQQFQQQHQHQNMHTVSQQQVAPHRAMHQISEMGPNSECTLPQQVVNGQAHRPFVPHGSHECSPWKNAQADYTVHSPTLSSPPAAPMEHQQSLQQSSDNASPMSNQEKNKPEDNNTKCSSYDKQPVGGRSSKMYRQMMMGSPTRQLQSEASTVPNLSNPSNPSNDNYQQQPSATSHHAPHSHTVTFPSVQNPQHVYQQMQQTTAQQQQMQRRAMQYQMQMMANQQQMQRTPEFYNVGNQQPATQAPGLHSIPSPQNATMNQMKTSTDQVQQNYLAHRNPRNESTRNNQVVNYSSIKSQLKPYNLNVVNNSQPFFAAQNQQQQQLTSQYQRQQLTPQYQQQQFIPQYQQQAVHQRQKVHVNQVQDNTVNQQTHTSHQLAGQQKPQTPAIKLPFTAGMIRDQEKLVVTMKQQRIPVDVMRRQFDTLLSEQRKQLEYIQEIKKQDMTKEDKTPMVTVRRRKPIDGKPEWMAHLTPSHVSYTELEKMHEVEKEKERQTRQFNEAQQTRQQVNETSNHQMPSHPQSQQQNRFYQQPNWQQQNGIPQPYNNMYSQPSTLPGNANTIDSIKPSPNAPPMNYQYYQEQKNVHNYQYAQYPHQQQQNPQFQQYQQVYQSNQQQNQHQVQSTNNSSAYKETKPTSDSSSLLKLRLYKEQIRPQKRNNGLQDLQALRKEMENVQATPDIKKGLEYLTTLTSKKPPVRLNGIQDRSEIQEELRDRLIMSTNEPPMKRVSSNGLENNRNPNNPSTQRFSNPNNPSTQRFSNPNNMETEIMREYPRQKMFNPRNCYSVQAERENGTVAVDQQASFVQQQQLSGLNTAKVIPYNEKNQMATRSNVMPFKFESGHPQHYQQMQQYYHNTKNLARNNGEGDVASAQRTDVQSKESFDRAAGDTYINFNGQMDGQMAEAKIPFQGMHYNQPNIHEARTIGGVRYLARKQDYIPNTQLVAPETLIANRHLQPPMIY, from the exons ATGAACAAGGTACCGCAGACGTATTCGAGACACGAGAAGTCATCGTCCACGCAACACAATCCGCAGACGGAACAAACGAACGCGGTCATCAAGAACGCTGACGCGTATCTTCCGAAGACGAGGTTCAACTCTCAGGACACGTCCAGGGACTCGCGATCGTGTTCCTCGCCGAGACTGAAGAGTTTCCcaattgaggaaatcaagaagtTGGACACACTTCCGCCGTTCTCCCCCGATCCTATCGGTGCTATCGTACAGCAAATTCCTCAAGAAGAGGGCACCCTCTACGTGGCTGGTGGCCCCGATCAACGTCAGAACAGTGGACAGGGCGACGCAGTCAGTACGGTGCAACAATTTCAGCAGCAACATCAGCATCAG AACATGCACACCGTGAGCCAGCAACAGGTTGCTCCTCATCGCGCGATGCATCAGATCAGCGAGATGGGTCCGAACTCCGAGTGCACGCTGCCCCAACAAGTCGTCAACGGTCAGGCGCATCGTCCATTCGTGCCACACGGATCGCACGAATGTTCTCCGTGGAAGAATGCACAGGCAGATTATACTGTCCACTCGCCCACCCTCAGCAGTCCACCTGCAGCCCCGATGGAACACCAACAATCCTTGCAACAGTCTTCAGATAATGCATCACCGATGTCGAATCAGGAGAAAAACAAACCCGAGGACAACAATACCAAGTGCAGTAGTTACGACAAACAACCGGTCGGCGGTCGATCATCGAAGATGTACAGACAAATGATGATGGGTAGCCCAACGAGACAGCTACAGTCAGAAGCATCCACGGTCCCCAATCTGTCAAACCCATCGAATCCATCGAACGACAATTATCAACAACAGCCGAGTGCCACGAGCCATCATGCGCCGCACAGTCACACGGTGACTTTCCCGAGTGTCCAAAATCCTCAACACGTCTACCAACAAATGCAACAGACCACGGCTCAGCAACAGCAAATGCAACGGCGAGCGATGCAGTATCAGATGCAAATGATGGCCAACCAGCAACAGATGCAAAGAACCCCGGAATTTTACAATGTCGGAAATCAACAGCCCGCCACGCAAGCCCCTGGACTTCATAGTATACCATCGCCTCAGAACGCGACAATGAACCAGATGAAAACTTCGACGGACCAGGTTCAACAGAACTACCTGGCACATCGGAATCCTCGGAACGAGTCGACGAGAAACAATCAGGTAGTCAACTACTCGAGCATCAAGAGTCAGTTGAAACCATACAACCTGAATGTGGTGAATAATAGTCAGCCATTTTTCGCAGCGCAGaatcaacagcaacaacaactgACGTCACAGTATCAACGGCAACAATTGACGCCACAGTATCAACAGCAGCAATTTATTCCACAGTATCAACAGCAAGCTGTGCACCAGCGTCAGAAAGTACACGTAAATCAGGTGCAAGACAACACAGTGAATCAACAAACTCATACCAGCCATCAGCTTGCTGGGCAACAGAAACCCCAAACACCTGCAATCAAGTTACCATTTACCGCTGGCATGATACGCGACCAGGAAAAACTAGTGGTCACCATGAAACAACAAAGAATTCCCGTGGATGTCATGAGAAGACAGTTCGACACGTTGTTGAGTGAGCAGAGAAAACAACTGGAGTACATCCAAGAGATCAAAAAACAAGATATGACGAAGGAGGACAAAACGCCAATGGTCACTGTTCGCAGAAGAAAACCGATAGATGGAAAACCGGAGTGGATGGCTCATCTGACACCATCGCATGTGTCTTACACAGAGCTGGAGAAAATGCACGAggtggaaaaagaaaaggaacgtcAAACACGACAATTCAACGAAGCCCAACAGACACGCCAGCAGGTGAACGAAACGTCCAATCACCAGATGCCTAGTCATCCCCAGAGTCAACAGCAGAATCGGTTCTATCAACAACCTAATTGGCAACAACAAAACGGAATCCCCCAGCCTTACAACAACATGTACAGCCAACCTAGTACGTTGCCAGGGAATGCTAACACAATTGACTCCATAAAACCGAGTCCTAATGCACCCCCGATGAACTATCAATATTATCAGGAGCAGAAGAATGTCCACAACTATCAATATGCACAGTATCCTCATCAGCAACAACAGAATCCACAATTCCAACAGTATCAGCAGGTCTACCAGTCTAACCAGCAACAAAATCAACACCAAGTACAATCGACAAATAATTCCTCAGCGTACAAAGAGACTAAACCAACATCGGACTCGTCCAGTTTATTAAAACTGCGACTGTATAAGGAACAGATTCGTCCACAGAAACGCAACAACGGGTTGCAGGATCTGCAAGCATTGCGCAAAGAGATGGAAAATGTTCAGGCGACGCCGGATATCAAGAAGGGGTTAGAGTACTTAACCACGTTGACTTCAAAGAAGCCTCCAGTCAGACTGAACGGAATTCAAGACCGCAGCGAGATACAGGAGGAGCTGAGAGATCGACTAATAATGTCCACCAACGAACCACCAATGAAGAGGGTGTCCTCCAATGGTCTGGAGAACAACAGGAACCCGAACAACCCTTCCACGCAGCGTTTCTCGAACCCGAACAACCCTTCCACGCAGCGTTTCTCAAACCCGAACAACATGGAGACGGAGATCATGAGGGAGTATCCTAGACAGAAGATGTTCAATCCGCGTAACTGTTACAGTGTCCAGGCCGAAAGGGAGAATGGAACGGTAGCCGTGGATCAACAGGCTTCTTTCGTTCAACAGCAACAGCTGTCAGGACTGAACACAGCCAAGGTGATTCCTTACAACGAGAAGAACCAAATGGCAACACGGAGCAACGTGATGCCGTTCAAGTTCGAGAGCGGTCACCCTCAACACTATCAGCAAATGCAGCAGTATTATCACAACACCAAGAATCTCGCCAGGAACAACGGTGAAGGTGACGTAGCATCCGCCCAAAGAACCGACGTGCAAAGCAAGGAGAGCTTCGATCGAGCCGCTGGCGACACCTACATAAATTTCAACGGTCAGATGGACGGGCAAATGGCGGAGGCTAAAATTCCATTTCAGGGGATGCATTACAACCAACCGAACATCCACGAGGCCAGAACCATCGGGGGTGTGCGATACCTGGCCAGGAAACAGGACTACATACCGAACACGCAACTCGTGGCGCCGGAAACTCTAATCGCGAACAGGCACTTGCAACCCCCGATGATCTACTAA
- the LOC143149663 gene encoding uncharacterized protein LOC143149663: MSCKKDRNYMDELMNIISDIECLKPEPEVCNVRCPPLGCPRGPCPGMCCYNGVCDACCISKMPCCPPPPPPPPHCRAPPLCYLRAYAKAVGYPPESCLSPQNTQNGQHSNCLPHSQQNNCYPPKQPPFCTTVPIYSFIFSRVDEPVAVDVRVQIRDGQ, encoded by the exons ATGAGTTGCAAAAAGGACCGTAATTACATGGACGAACTGATGAATATTATAAGTGACATCGAATGTCT AAAACCGGAACCGGAAGTCTGCAACGTTAGATGTCCGCCCTTAGGCTGCCCACGAGGACCGTGTCCAGGGATGTGCTGCTACAATGGCGTCTGCGATGCTTGTTGCATATCGAAGATGCCGTGTTGTCCGCCACCACCCCCGCCACCGCCTCATTGTCGTGCACCCCCGTTGTGCTACCTTCGAGCTTACGCCAAGGCGGTCGGCTATCCACCGGAATCGTGTCTATCCCCGCAAAATACACAGAACGGCCAGCATTCCAATTGCTTGCCTCACAGTCAACAGAATAATTGCTACCCGCCTAAACAACCACCATTTTGTACCACCGTCCCCATTT ATAGTTTTATTTTCTCGCGGGTCGACGAACCGGTAGCAGTAGACGTACGAGTACAAATAAGGGATGGGCAATAA